A window of Brevibacterium ihuae contains these coding sequences:
- a CDS encoding potassium channel family protein, whose translation MTGTVRTGSTAAPTRVERWERRAEVPLLLLSFAFVGAYAWTVIDPHLSPTLERFLLAVSWTTWFAFALDFAIRIVLAEHRGRYILRHWYDVLLVALPMFRALRLLRILGTLRILNRVFQQRLIGRTGAYVAVASVFCIFFGSLAVLDVEQEAPDAQIATFGEALWWAFVTSTTVGYGDLYPVTAAGRVVAVGLMLLGIALLGAVTASMAAWLVSAVEQDRNRRAAAEEAAGGQDTERGTERDAGVASAPAESTPVASAPPAGVSSTAASASAQHVCTCAVCGRTMTD comes from the coding sequence ATGACGGGCACCGTCCGCACCGGGTCGACCGCGGCGCCCACCCGGGTGGAGCGCTGGGAGCGGCGGGCCGAGGTGCCGCTGCTCCTCCTGTCCTTCGCGTTCGTCGGTGCCTACGCGTGGACGGTCATCGACCCGCACCTGTCCCCGACCCTCGAGCGGTTCCTCCTCGCGGTGTCATGGACCACGTGGTTCGCCTTCGCCCTCGATTTCGCGATCCGGATCGTGCTCGCCGAGCACCGCGGCCGCTACATCCTCCGGCACTGGTACGACGTGCTCCTCGTCGCGCTGCCGATGTTCCGCGCGCTGCGCCTGCTCCGCATCCTCGGCACCCTGCGCATCCTCAACCGCGTGTTCCAGCAGCGCCTCATCGGACGCACCGGTGCGTACGTCGCCGTCGCCTCGGTGTTCTGCATCTTCTTCGGCAGCCTCGCGGTGCTCGATGTCGAGCAGGAGGCCCCGGACGCCCAGATCGCGACGTTCGGCGAGGCCCTGTGGTGGGCCTTCGTGACGTCGACGACCGTGGGGTACGGCGACCTCTACCCGGTGACGGCGGCCGGGCGGGTGGTCGCCGTGGGACTCATGCTCCTCGGCATCGCGCTCCTCGGCGCGGTGACCGCGAGCATGGCGGCCTGGCTCGTATCCGCCGTCGAGCAGGATCGGAACCGGCGCGCCGCGGCGGAGGAGGCGGCCGGCGGGCAGGACACCGAACGAGGCACGGAACGCGACGCCGGTGTTGCGAGCGCACCGGCGGAGAGCACTCCAGTGGCGAGCGCACCGCCGGCGGGAGTTTCCTCGACCGCGGCGAGCGCATCGGCCCAGCACGTGTGCACGTGCGCGGTCTGCGGGCGGACGATGACGGACTGA
- a CDS encoding universal stress protein produces the protein MTVLIGYLPAPEGEAALELGFAEAKLRGTRAVVVNSPRKGAVDSVTTIQQEDTARIVELGAADGVEVEVVQPTHEDDLVGTFNDLAKLHEAQIIVIGLRKRSAIGKFILGSQAQRILLDAAVPVLTAKA, from the coding sequence ATGACGGTTCTCATCGGATATCTGCCCGCCCCGGAGGGCGAAGCCGCGCTCGAACTCGGATTCGCCGAGGCGAAGCTACGGGGGACCCGGGCCGTGGTGGTGAATTCCCCGCGCAAGGGCGCGGTGGACAGCGTGACGACGATCCAGCAGGAGGACACCGCACGGATCGTCGAGCTCGGTGCCGCCGACGGGGTCGAGGTCGAGGTCGTCCAGCCGACTCACGAGGACGATCTCGTCGGCACGTTCAACGACCTCGCGAAGCTCCACGAGGCGCAGATCATCGTCATCGGCCTGCGCAAGCGGAGCGCGATCGGGAAGTTCATCCTCGGCTCGCAGGCGCAGCGGATCCTCCTCGACGCCGCGGTCCCGGTCCTCACTGCCAAGGCCTGA
- a CDS encoding helix-turn-helix transcriptional regulator, with amino-acid sequence MDSHLLDLLALLADGTPLRGADLAARLGTSERTVRRDIARLRDRGYRIDSAPGVGGGYVAPRGMVLPPLQLSQDEAFTLALAVRTVTGQGVREEPAPDTGPPEHGAPVHTALLKLRSILPPTTARALVEAEGAIVAAPGNEPAVPLATIAALASAVAARVLVDLDHRSDRDGGRSAGDRRVEPTRLVVLGAHWYLLAWDLGRADWRTFRLDRIAGVRTTTFGFRERPGPDPVEYVREQVTRRVYPCRARVRVHAAAAEVSALIPARAGTVVAGGERTCEVELGAHGMDLIATHLLTLPFAFEVIEPAELEEEFAQIRRRVDGSGLVGPRQDPSAIP; translated from the coding sequence ATGGACTCCCACCTCCTCGACCTCCTCGCACTCCTCGCCGACGGGACGCCGCTGCGGGGAGCGGACCTCGCCGCTCGCCTCGGGACGTCTGAGCGGACGGTCCGGCGGGACATCGCCAGGCTCCGCGACCGGGGCTACCGGATCGATTCCGCGCCCGGCGTCGGAGGAGGGTACGTCGCGCCGCGCGGCATGGTCCTCCCTCCGCTCCAACTGTCCCAGGACGAGGCCTTCACCCTCGCGCTCGCCGTCCGCACCGTGACCGGGCAGGGAGTGCGCGAGGAGCCCGCCCCGGACACCGGGCCGCCGGAGCACGGAGCTCCGGTGCACACCGCTCTGCTCAAGCTCCGGTCGATCCTCCCGCCGACGACCGCCCGCGCCCTCGTCGAGGCGGAGGGAGCGATCGTCGCCGCTCCCGGGAACGAACCCGCGGTGCCGCTCGCCACCATCGCCGCGCTCGCCTCGGCCGTGGCCGCGCGGGTGCTCGTCGACCTCGACCACCGATCCGACCGCGACGGCGGCAGAAGTGCTGGTGACCGCCGGGTCGAACCGACGCGGCTCGTCGTCCTCGGTGCGCACTGGTACCTGCTCGCCTGGGATCTCGGGCGCGCGGACTGGCGGACCTTCCGCCTCGATCGGATCGCCGGGGTGCGCACGACGACCTTCGGCTTCCGTGAGCGCCCCGGCCCCGACCCGGTGGAGTACGTGCGCGAGCAGGTGACGCGGCGGGTCTACCCGTGCCGCGCCCGGGTGCGGGTCCACGCCGCCGCGGCCGAGGTGTCCGCGCTCATCCCCGCCCGCGCCGGGACCGTGGTGGCCGGGGGAGAGCGGACGTGCGAGGTCGAGCTCGGTGCCCACGGAATGGACCTCATCGCGACGCACCTGCTCACGCTGCCGTTCGCGTTCGAGGTCATCGAGCCGGCGGAGCTCGAGGAGGAGTTCGCGCAGATCCGGCGGCGCGTCGACGGGAGCGGCCTCGTCGGACCCCGCCAGGACCCGAGCGCGATCCCGTGA
- a CDS encoding DinB family protein, translated as MPFFTPGVGSESDALTTFLRQQCAQLRTTAHGLTTEQAALTPTPSALSISGLLLHAAQTVHGWLTSAARAPEPTPFEMYPEISGQIGLTDMHSGSEVPEGMALTEILAIFDRAVSSIDEVGARIDLDAPHPGPHGPWIPGDIVITGRWVWHHLISEVARHAGHADIIREAIDGKTGYELNFLADGGTEEEWAEQAEAWGLE; from the coding sequence ATGCCGTTCTTCACCCCCGGCGTCGGATCCGAGTCCGATGCCCTCACGACGTTCCTCCGCCAGCAGTGCGCGCAGCTGCGCACGACGGCGCACGGCCTCACCACCGAGCAGGCCGCACTCACCCCGACGCCGAGCGCTCTGTCGATCAGCGGGCTGCTCCTCCACGCCGCGCAGACCGTCCATGGCTGGCTGACCTCGGCGGCCCGAGCCCCGGAGCCCACTCCCTTCGAGATGTACCCGGAGATCAGCGGCCAGATCGGACTCACGGACATGCATTCCGGGTCCGAGGTGCCGGAAGGGATGGCCCTGACGGAGATCCTCGCGATCTTCGACCGCGCGGTCAGCTCCATCGACGAGGTCGGCGCCCGGATCGATCTCGACGCCCCGCATCCGGGCCCGCACGGGCCCTGGATCCCCGGGGACATCGTCATCACCGGCCGCTGGGTATGGCATCACCTCATCAGCGAGGTCGCTCGGCATGCGGGGCACGCGGACATCATCCGCGAGGCGATCGACGGGAAGACCGGATACGAGCTCAACTTCCTCGCCGATGGCGGGACGGAGGAGGAGTGGGCCGAGCAGGCGGAGGCCTGGGGCCTCGAGTGA
- the aceB gene encoding malate synthase A — translation MAHMIITGPMKTGYEQILTDEALDFLAALHAQFAGRRREILSAREVRRANIDHGRFPTFKEETRAIREDADWRVAGSAGAPGLEDRRVEITGPVSARMAINALNSDAKVWLADLEDATSPTWDNIVSGIGNLTRAVRGELEFTAPDTGKQYSMTNPTPPTMVVRPRGWHLPEKHLRFVDDNGSEFAASGSLVDFGLHFFHNAAELIARGRGPYFYIAKLEAAREAKLWNDVFVFAQDRLGIDRGTIRATVLIETITAAFQMEEILWEMRDHIAGLNAGRWDYIFSIIKNFRNHRDFVLPDRSEVTMTVPFMRAYTELLVQTCHKRGAHAIGGMSAFIPNRREPEITGNALAQVRADKEREARDGFDGSWVAHPDLIPIAQEAFDAVLGDRPNQVDRLRDDVSVAAEDLIDLSGIDHTPTEEGVRANIRVGLGYLNAWLGGTGAAALNNLMEDAATAEISRGQIWQWIQHGAQLDDGRPVTRSMVDRFLAEELATIRRHPADHYCDAVEIFRQTALREEFPDFLTTPAYTQFLVDRRARDRAFS, via the coding sequence ATGGCACACATGATCATCACCGGCCCGATGAAGACCGGCTACGAGCAGATCCTCACCGACGAGGCGCTCGACTTCCTCGCCGCCCTCCACGCGCAGTTCGCCGGCCGCCGCCGCGAGATCCTCTCCGCGCGCGAGGTGCGTCGGGCGAACATCGACCACGGTCGGTTCCCGACCTTCAAGGAGGAGACGCGCGCGATCCGCGAGGACGCGGACTGGCGCGTCGCCGGCAGCGCCGGGGCCCCCGGGCTCGAGGACCGCCGCGTCGAGATCACCGGCCCGGTCTCCGCCCGGATGGCGATCAACGCGCTCAACTCCGACGCCAAGGTCTGGCTCGCCGACCTCGAGGACGCCACCTCGCCCACCTGGGACAACATCGTGTCCGGCATCGGCAACCTCACCCGTGCGGTGCGTGGGGAGCTCGAGTTCACCGCTCCCGACACCGGCAAGCAGTACAGCATGACCAACCCGACCCCGCCGACGATGGTCGTCCGCCCGCGCGGCTGGCACCTGCCGGAGAAGCACCTCCGCTTCGTGGACGACAACGGCTCGGAGTTCGCCGCCTCGGGATCCCTCGTCGACTTCGGGCTCCACTTCTTCCACAACGCCGCCGAGCTCATCGCCCGCGGTCGCGGCCCGTACTTCTACATCGCCAAGCTCGAAGCGGCGCGCGAGGCGAAGCTGTGGAACGACGTCTTCGTCTTCGCGCAGGACCGGCTCGGCATCGACCGGGGCACGATCCGGGCGACCGTGCTCATCGAGACGATCACCGCGGCCTTCCAGATGGAGGAGATCCTCTGGGAGATGCGCGACCACATCGCCGGTCTCAACGCCGGTCGCTGGGACTACATCTTCTCGATCATCAAGAACTTCCGGAACCACCGCGACTTCGTGCTGCCGGACCGGTCCGAGGTCACCATGACCGTGCCGTTCATGCGCGCCTACACCGAGCTGCTCGTGCAGACCTGCCACAAGCGCGGCGCCCACGCGATCGGCGGGATGAGCGCCTTCATCCCGAACCGGCGCGAGCCGGAGATCACCGGTAATGCGTTAGCCCAGGTGAGGGCCGACAAGGAGCGTGAGGCCCGCGACGGCTTCGACGGCTCGTGGGTCGCGCACCCCGACCTCATCCCGATCGCGCAGGAGGCCTTCGACGCGGTGCTCGGCGACCGCCCGAACCAGGTCGACCGGCTGCGCGACGACGTGTCGGTGGCCGCGGAGGACCTCATCGACCTGTCCGGCATCGATCACACCCCCACCGAGGAGGGCGTGCGCGCGAACATCCGGGTGGGACTGGGCTACCTCAATGCGTGGCTCGGCGGCACCGGGGCGGCGGCGCTCAACAACCTCATGGAGGACGCGGCGACCGCGGAGATCTCGCGCGGGCAGATCTGGCAGTGGATCCAGCACGGCGCGCAGCTCGACGACGGCCGGCCGGTCACCCGCTCGATGGTCGATCGGTTCCTCGCCGAGGAGCTCGCGACGATCAGGCGCCATCCGGCCGACCACTACTGCGATGCCGTGGAGATCTTCCGGCAGACCGCGCTGCGCGAGGAGTTCCCGGACTTCCTCACCACCCCGGCGTACACGCAGTTCCTCGTCGACCGGCGGGCCCGCGACCGCGCCTTCTCCTGA
- the aceA gene encoding isocitrate lyase — translation MSQQDLHNADAIQKDWDTNPRWAGITRDYSAQDVVKLRGSLIEEHTLARHGAETLWNLIHTEDFVNALGALTGNQAVQQVKAGLKAIYLSGWQVAADANLASQTYPDQSIYPANSVPAVVRRINNALMRADQIEMSEGQKQIENWLAPIVADAEAGFGGVLNVYELMRGMINAGAAGVHFEDQLGSEKKCGHLGGKVLVPTAQHIRTLSAARLAADVENVPTLVIARTDAEAATLMTSDIDERDQKYVTGERTAEGYYKITNGIEPCIDRGLAFAPYSDLLWMETSTPDLEVAKRFAEAIKSEYPDQLLSYNCSPSFNWKKHLDDSTIAKFQRELGAMGYKFQFITLAGFHALNYSMFDLAHGYAREQMKAYVELQEREFGSEERGYTATKHQREAGTGYFDLVSTAINPESSTTALADSTEAAQF, via the coding sequence ATGTCGCAGCAGGATCTGCACAACGCCGACGCCATCCAGAAGGACTGGGACACCAACCCCCGCTGGGCCGGCATCACCCGCGACTACAGCGCGCAGGACGTCGTCAAGCTCCGCGGCTCGCTCATCGAGGAGCACACGCTCGCCCGCCACGGCGCCGAGACCCTGTGGAACCTCATCCACACCGAGGACTTCGTCAATGCCCTCGGCGCGCTCACCGGCAACCAGGCCGTGCAGCAGGTCAAGGCCGGACTCAAGGCGATCTACCTCTCCGGCTGGCAGGTCGCCGCCGACGCGAACCTCGCCTCGCAGACCTACCCGGACCAGTCGATCTACCCGGCGAACTCCGTGCCGGCCGTCGTCCGCCGCATCAACAACGCGCTCATGCGCGCCGACCAGATCGAGATGTCCGAGGGCCAGAAGCAGATCGAGAACTGGCTCGCCCCGATCGTGGCCGACGCCGAGGCCGGCTTCGGTGGCGTCCTCAACGTCTACGAGCTCATGCGCGGCATGATCAACGCCGGCGCCGCGGGCGTCCACTTCGAGGACCAGCTCGGCTCCGAGAAGAAGTGCGGCCACCTCGGCGGCAAGGTCCTCGTGCCCACCGCCCAGCACATCCGCACCCTGAGCGCCGCCCGTCTGGCCGCCGACGTCGAGAACGTCCCGACCCTCGTCATCGCCCGCACCGACGCCGAGGCCGCGACCCTCATGACCTCCGACATCGACGAGCGCGACCAGAAGTACGTCACCGGTGAGCGCACCGCCGAGGGCTACTACAAGATCACCAACGGCATCGAGCCCTGCATCGACCGCGGCCTCGCGTTCGCCCCGTACTCCGACCTCCTCTGGATGGAGACCTCGACCCCTGACCTCGAGGTCGCCAAGCGCTTCGCCGAGGCCATCAAGTCGGAGTACCCGGACCAGCTGCTGTCCTACAACTGCTCGCCGTCGTTCAACTGGAAGAAGCACCTCGACGATTCCACGATCGCGAAGTTCCAGCGCGAGCTCGGCGCGATGGGCTACAAGTTCCAGTTCATCACGCTCGCCGGCTTCCACGCCCTCAACTACTCGATGTTCGATCTCGCCCACGGCTACGCCCGCGAGCAGATGAAGGCGTACGTCGAGCTTCAGGAGCGCGAGTTCGGTTCCGAGGAGCGCGGCTACACCGCGACGAAGCACCAGCGCGAGGCCGGCACCGGCTACTTCGATCTGGTCTCGACCGCGATCAACCCCGAGTCGTCGACCACCGCTCTCGCCGACTCCACCGAGGCCGCCCAGTTCTGA
- a CDS encoding helix-turn-helix transcriptional regulator produces MVTGSRTSERLTSPPPAEDAPVTDALSIGRKVRHFRTQRDLTLGRLGEAVGRAASQISAIENGKREPSLTMLAGLAEALGTTTDALLDPHPIDDRQALELEAERAQSSALYSSLDLPQVRVKSLPQDALEAIVGLQRQLTQVVRNRAATPEEARRANKHLRENMRARNNYFAELEVQAAEILGAIGYEDGPLSQRHAAQIAEQLGFSLHYVSDLPKSTRSVSDTRNRRLYLSNEDASGHDPRSHLLTALSSHLLGHTPPTDYGDFLSQRVEANYLAAALLLPEKAAVPFLSEAKKNRRISIEELRDFFGVSYETAAHRFTNLATEHFGLPVHFMKVHISGTVHKAYSNDGLPFPTDPLGAIEGQYACKRFTSRTVYRVSDRFSPYFQYTDTPNGTYWCTARVLPGPGDFSVSVGVPFAHVKWFDGRETTKRSVSRCPDPTCCRQAPAKLEEKWADASWPAARTHASLLAAVPPGVFPGVDTTEVYQFLERHSG; encoded by the coding sequence ATGGTCACCGGTTCCCGCACTTCCGAACGACTCACCTCACCCCCGCCCGCCGAGGACGCGCCGGTCACCGATGCGCTGAGCATCGGGCGCAAGGTCCGGCACTTCCGCACCCAGCGCGACCTCACCCTCGGGCGGCTCGGCGAGGCGGTGGGCCGGGCGGCCTCCCAGATCTCCGCGATCGAGAACGGGAAGCGCGAACCCTCGCTCACCATGCTCGCCGGACTGGCCGAGGCGCTCGGCACGACGACCGACGCACTCCTCGACCCGCACCCGATCGATGACCGCCAGGCCCTCGAGCTCGAGGCCGAGCGCGCCCAGTCCTCGGCGCTCTACTCCTCGCTCGACCTGCCGCAGGTGCGGGTGAAGTCGCTGCCGCAGGATGCGCTCGAGGCCATCGTCGGCCTCCAGCGCCAGCTCACGCAGGTGGTGCGGAACCGTGCCGCGACGCCCGAGGAGGCGCGCCGGGCCAACAAGCACCTGCGCGAGAACATGCGCGCCCGGAACAACTATTTCGCCGAGCTCGAGGTGCAGGCGGCGGAGATCCTCGGCGCGATCGGCTACGAGGACGGCCCGCTGAGCCAGCGCCACGCGGCGCAGATCGCCGAGCAGCTCGGCTTCTCCCTCCACTACGTGTCCGACCTGCCGAAGTCGACCCGCTCGGTCTCCGACACCCGCAACCGACGCCTCTACCTGTCGAACGAGGATGCCTCGGGCCACGATCCCCGCTCCCACCTGCTCACCGCATTGTCCTCGCACCTGCTCGGCCACACCCCGCCCACGGACTACGGCGACTTCCTGTCCCAGCGCGTCGAGGCGAACTACCTCGCGGCCGCGCTCCTCCTCCCGGAGAAGGCGGCGGTGCCGTTCCTCTCCGAGGCGAAGAAGAACCGCCGGATCTCCATCGAGGAGCTCCGCGATTTCTTCGGCGTGAGCTACGAGACCGCTGCGCACCGCTTCACCAACCTCGCGACCGAGCACTTCGGGCTGCCCGTCCACTTCATGAAGGTCCATATCTCCGGCACGGTGCACAAGGCGTACTCGAACGACGGCCTCCCCTTCCCCACCGACCCGCTCGGCGCGATCGAGGGCCAGTACGCGTGCAAGCGCTTCACCTCGCGCACGGTGTACCGGGTCTCCGACCGCTTCAGCCCGTACTTCCAGTACACCGACACCCCGAACGGGACGTACTGGTGCACCGCCCGCGTGCTGCCGGGGCCCGGGGACTTCTCGGTGAGCGTCGGAGTGCCGTTCGCGCACGTCAAGTGGTTCGACGGCCGGGAGACGACGAAGCGCTCGGTGTCGCGGTGCCCCGATCCGACGTGCTGCCGCCAGGCGCCGGCGAAGCTCGAGGAGAAGTGGGCCGATGCCTCGTGGCCGGCCGCCCGCACCCACGCCTCGCTGCTCGCCGCGGTGCCGCCCGGAGTGTTCCCCGGCGTCGACACCACCGAGGTCTACCAGTTCCTCGAGCGCCACTCCGGCTGA
- a CDS encoding SDR family NAD(P)-dependent oxidoreductase, which yields MAGSTAIVTGAASGMGRATAILFARAGARVVLADRSAEQLAAVREEIAATVPDASAIAVTCDVSRPDDLSALVDAAVAEYGGIDILVNNAGVSRRNSVAQDDAEFEQVWQEVLDINLTAHVRLVRRALPHLRESAHGRVVNIASTEALVSQAGLLSYSATKAGVIGITRSLAIELAEFGITVNAVCPGPIETGMTSKYPAEGKANYARRRVPMRRYGRPEEVAQMTLNLCLPASSYVTGTAIPVDGGMSMFHV from the coding sequence ATCGCGGGCTCCACCGCGATCGTCACCGGCGCCGCGAGCGGAATGGGTCGCGCGACCGCGATTCTCTTCGCCCGCGCAGGCGCCCGCGTCGTCCTCGCCGACCGCTCCGCCGAGCAGCTCGCCGCAGTGCGCGAGGAGATCGCCGCCACGGTGCCGGACGCCTCGGCCATCGCGGTGACCTGCGACGTCAGCCGCCCCGATGACCTCAGCGCGCTCGTCGACGCCGCGGTCGCCGAGTACGGCGGCATCGACATCCTCGTCAACAACGCCGGGGTCTCCCGCCGCAATTCCGTGGCCCAGGACGACGCGGAGTTCGAGCAGGTGTGGCAGGAGGTGCTCGACATCAACCTCACCGCGCACGTGCGCCTGGTCCGCCGCGCCCTGCCCCACCTCCGGGAGTCCGCGCACGGCCGGGTCGTCAACATCGCCTCGACCGAGGCGCTCGTCTCCCAGGCCGGGCTGCTGAGCTATTCGGCGACGAAAGCCGGCGTCATCGGCATCACCCGGAGCCTCGCGATCGAGCTCGCGGAGTTCGGCATCACCGTCAACGCGGTGTGCCCCGGGCCCATCGAGACCGGCATGACGAGCAAGTACCCGGCCGAGGGGAAGGCGAATTACGCCCGTCGCCGCGTGCCGATGCGCCGCTACGGCCGACCCGAGGAGGTCGCCCAGATGACCCTCAACCTCTGTCTGCCCGCGTCGAGCTACGTCACCGGAACCGCGATCCCCGTCGACGGCGGGATGTCGATGTTCCACGTGTGA
- the lhgO gene encoding L-2-hydroxyglutarate oxidase, translated as MTISRIAVVGGGIIGTAVARELALRQPDATVTVFEKEPRLAAHQTGHNSGVVHAGLYYEPGSLKARLCRRGVEKLVEYSAVNGIPYDECGKLVVAHTTLEVDRLEKIHERATANGVPHVALLDRHEMREIEPNVRGVLALHSPHTAIIDFVALTEAFAADVVAAGGRIEYNAEVARLDTMGNEVRVALAMPGVESKMTEDAGSFDLVVTCAGLQSDRLARASGLELEPRIVPFSGDYFLIEQPAADVVKGLIYPVPDPAYPFLGVHLTRRIDGALMLGPNAFLSMGREKYSRGYSREGFDLGDIGSTLGFKGFWKFARQNVKAAAREARTALSPRAFVEEAQKFVPDLDPATVKPGPRGVRAQAMNADGSLVDDFVITTRGRLTQVRNAPSPGATSSMAIAEHIVDKALASLR; from the coding sequence ATGACAATCTCACGCATCGCCGTCGTCGGCGGAGGCATCATCGGGACGGCCGTAGCGCGCGAGCTCGCGCTGCGCCAGCCCGATGCCACCGTCACCGTGTTCGAGAAGGAGCCCCGTCTCGCCGCCCACCAGACCGGGCACAACTCCGGGGTCGTCCACGCCGGGCTGTACTACGAGCCCGGCAGCCTCAAGGCCCGGCTGTGCCGGAGGGGCGTGGAGAAGCTCGTCGAGTACTCGGCGGTCAACGGGATCCCCTACGACGAGTGCGGCAAGCTCGTCGTCGCCCACACCACGCTCGAGGTCGACCGCCTCGAGAAGATCCACGAGCGGGCCACCGCCAACGGCGTGCCGCACGTCGCGCTGCTCGACCGCCATGAGATGCGCGAGATCGAGCCGAACGTCCGCGGCGTCCTCGCGCTCCACTCGCCGCACACCGCGATCATCGACTTCGTCGCGCTCACCGAGGCCTTCGCCGCCGACGTCGTCGCCGCCGGCGGGCGCATCGAGTACAACGCCGAGGTCGCCCGCCTCGACACCATGGGCAACGAGGTGCGCGTCGCGCTCGCGATGCCGGGGGTGGAGTCGAAGATGACCGAGGACGCCGGGTCCTTCGACCTCGTCGTCACGTGCGCGGGGCTCCAGTCCGACCGTCTGGCGCGGGCCTCGGGGCTCGAGCTTGAACCGCGGATCGTGCCGTTCTCCGGCGACTACTTCCTCATCGAGCAGCCCGCGGCGGACGTGGTCAAGGGCCTGATCTACCCGGTGCCGGACCCCGCGTATCCGTTCCTCGGCGTCCACCTCACGCGGCGGATCGACGGTGCCCTCATGCTCGGGCCCAACGCCTTCCTGTCCATGGGGCGGGAGAAGTACTCGCGCGGGTACTCCCGCGAGGGGTTCGACCTCGGCGACATCGGTTCCACGCTCGGCTTCAAGGGCTTCTGGAAGTTCGCCCGGCAGAACGTCAAGGCCGCCGCGCGCGAGGCCCGCACCGCGCTCTCGCCCCGGGCCTTCGTCGAAGAGGCCCAGAAGTTCGTTCCCGACCTCGATCCGGCGACGGTGAAGCCGGGACCGCGCGGTGTGCGCGCGCAGGCGATGAACGCCGACGGCTCGCTCGTCGACGACTTCGTCATCACCACCCGGGGCCGGCTCACGCAGGTCCGCAACGCCCCGTCGCCGGGTGCCACGAGCTCGATGGCGATCGCCGAGCACATCGTCGACAAGGCGCTCGCCTCGCTGCGCTGA
- a CDS encoding site-specific DNA-methyltransferase has product MESSWSLDWPGKAAAAALAAESPADLPTDPLPSDRHLAIEGENLTALRLLRRTHAGAVKVVYIDPPYNTGNALPYRDTFGAAGHAGWLTMMFPRLLLTRELLREDGVVFVSIDDRENAHLQLLGHEVFGEENYLGSFIQQRAKGGGNARSFVRGHDFVLVWAKDARRVGPFLTEKRPPARYETIDGRRYLVDDDWLRVSFGKYTRGTERRLMYEDIARVRGEAKKAEVDAGLAAGRLLLRPWGEPDADGVRRHAVLRLTPADEASSKMYSIIKALNEEGRTDLEALGLGGLFGYPKPLELIRTLVRSQTFFDREAIVLDFFAGSGTTGQAVLELNAADSGARRYVLVQQPEALRPVAGARLGAEAGAGARLGAEAGAAGTGSAEVGSAEAAAGASARDASGPGRAAEAARGTEPSEPLDTISALMRERLRRAGAALSAEHPDLDTDFADIRLPQPPV; this is encoded by the coding sequence GTGGAGTCGTCGTGGTCCCTCGACTGGCCCGGGAAGGCAGCGGCCGCCGCTCTCGCCGCCGAATCCCCCGCAGACCTCCCGACCGACCCCCTGCCGAGCGACCGGCACCTCGCGATCGAGGGCGAGAACCTCACCGCGCTCCGGCTGCTCCGCCGCACCCATGCCGGTGCGGTCAAGGTCGTCTACATCGATCCGCCGTACAACACCGGCAACGCCCTGCCGTACCGGGACACCTTCGGCGCGGCCGGGCACGCCGGCTGGCTCACGATGATGTTCCCCCGCCTTCTCCTCACCCGCGAGCTGCTGCGCGAGGACGGCGTGGTGTTCGTGTCGATCGACGACCGGGAGAACGCGCACCTCCAGCTCCTCGGACACGAGGTGTTCGGCGAGGAGAACTATCTGGGCTCCTTCATCCAGCAGCGCGCGAAGGGCGGCGGCAATGCCCGCTCGTTCGTCCGCGGCCACGACTTCGTCCTCGTCTGGGCCAAGGACGCCCGCCGAGTGGGGCCGTTCCTCACCGAGAAGCGCCCGCCCGCCCGCTACGAGACGATCGACGGCCGCCGGTACCTCGTCGACGACGACTGGCTGCGGGTGAGCTTCGGCAAGTACACCCGCGGCACCGAGCGCCGCCTCATGTACGAGGACATCGCCCGGGTGCGCGGGGAGGCGAAGAAGGCCGAGGTCGACGCCGGCCTCGCGGCGGGACGCCTGCTGCTGCGCCCGTGGGGCGAACCGGATGCGGACGGCGTCCGCAGGCACGCGGTGCTGCGGCTCACCCCGGCTGACGAGGCGAGCTCGAAGATGTACTCGATCATCAAGGCGCTCAACGAGGAGGGGCGCACGGACCTCGAGGCGCTCGGGCTCGGGGGGCTGTTCGGCTACCCGAAGCCCCTCGAGCTCATCCGCACGCTCGTGCGCTCGCAGACGTTCTTCGACCGCGAGGCGATCGTCCTCGACTTCTTCGCCGGCTCCGGGACCACCGGACAGGCGGTCCTCGAGCTCAATGCCGCCGACAGCGGTGCGCGCCGGTACGTCCTCGTCCAGCAGCCCGAGGCGCTCCGGCCGGTCGCCGGGGCGCGGCTCGGAGCGGAGGCCGGGGCCGGGGCGCGGCTCGGAGCGGAGGCCGGGGCCGCTGGGACAGGATCCGCCGAGGTGGGATCCGCCGAGGCGGCAGCGGGCGCATCAGCGCGTGACGCCTCGGGTCCGGGACGTGCCGCCGAGGCGGCGCGCGGCACGGAGCCGAGCGAGCCGCTCGACACGATCAGCGCCCTCATGCGCGAGCGCCTGCGCCGCGCGGGCGCCGCGCTGTCCGCCGAGCACCCGGACCTCGACACCGATTTCGCCGACATCCGTCTGCCCCAGCCCCCGGTCTGA